A window from Pseudomonas kribbensis encodes these proteins:
- a CDS encoding MucB/RseB C-terminal domain-containing protein codes for MRAIPLLSLLLSGWFIVPAHADEAQDWLTRLGQAEQQQSFHGTFVYERNGSFSTHSIWHRVQNGQVRERLLQLDGSAQEVVRIDGHTQCVSGTLIAGLGDSPNSAARPLDPQKLKNWYELAVIGKSRVAGRDAVIVSLTPRDQYRYGFELHLDKETGLPLKSLLLNDKGQLLERFQFTRLDTAEVPSDKDLQAASDCKPVNLDSDKASAVKTAQVWRSDWLPPGFELTSSSSHKDPDTKTQVNSLLYDDGLARFSVFLEPLNGAVVTDTRTQLGPTVAVSRRLTTPQGEMMVTVVGEIPIGTAERIALSIRNDGAATSKQ; via the coding sequence ATGCGCGCCATACCTCTACTTTCGCTTCTGCTCAGTGGCTGGTTCATTGTTCCAGCCCACGCCGATGAGGCCCAGGATTGGCTGACCCGCCTGGGCCAGGCCGAGCAGCAGCAAAGCTTCCACGGCACATTCGTTTACGAGCGTAACGGTAGTTTTTCTACCCACAGCATCTGGCATCGCGTTCAGAACGGGCAGGTTCGCGAGCGGTTGCTCCAGCTCGACGGTTCGGCACAGGAAGTCGTACGTATTGATGGACATACTCAATGCGTCAGCGGCACCTTGATTGCTGGGCTGGGAGATTCTCCAAACTCTGCCGCTCGTCCTCTCGATCCACAGAAGCTGAAGAATTGGTATGAGCTTGCCGTGATCGGCAAGTCGCGTGTGGCCGGGCGTGACGCGGTAATCGTATCGCTGACGCCACGGGATCAGTATCGCTACGGATTCGAACTGCACCTGGACAAGGAAACGGGATTGCCGCTCAAGTCGTTGCTGCTCAACGACAAGGGCCAGTTGCTCGAGCGGTTCCAGTTCACTCGGCTGGATACTGCCGAGGTTCCATCCGACAAGGATCTTCAGGCAGCCTCCGACTGCAAGCCTGTCAACCTCGACAGTGACAAGGCTTCAGCCGTCAAGACCGCACAGGTCTGGCGGTCCGACTGGTTGCCGCCGGGCTTTGAGCTCACCAGCAGTTCCTCGCACAAGGACCCTGACACCAAGACCCAGGTCAACAGCCTGCTGTATGACGATGGTCTGGCGCGTTTCTCGGTGTTCCTGGAACCACTGAACGGTGCCGTCGTCACGGATACCCGCACTCAATTGGGTCCAACGGTTGCCGTATCCCGCCGTCTGACGACACCTCAGGGCGAGATGATGGTGACGGTGGTCGGCGAAATTCCAATCGGTACTGCCGAGCGGATTGCCTTGTCGATACGCAACGATGGCGCTGCAACCAGCAAGCAGTGA
- a CDS encoding DegQ family serine endoprotease yields MSIPSLKSYLSIVATVLVLGQAVPAVQAADAASPVNLPDFTQLVEQASPAVVNISTTQKLPDRKVNQQMPDLEGLPPMLREFFERGMPPQQRSPRGDRQREAQSLGSGFIISPDGYILTNNHVIADADEILVRLADRSEMKAKLIGTDPRSDVALLKIEGKDLPVLKLGKSQDLKAGQWVVAIGSPFGFDHTVTQGIVSAVGRSLPNENYVPFIQTDVPINPGNSGGPLFNLNGEVVGINSQIYTRSGGFMGVSFAIPIDVAMDVSNQLKSGGKVSRGWLGVVIQEVNKDLAESFGLEKPAGALVAQIQDDGPAAKGGLQVGDVILSMNGQPIVMSADLPHLVGALKAGAKANLEVIREGKRKNIELTVGAIPDEDKELDALPKSGVETNSNRLGVSVAELSAEQKKTYDLKGGVVIKDVQDGPAALIGLQPGDIITHLNNQAISSAKEFSEIAKALPKNRSVSMRVLRQGRASFITFKLAE; encoded by the coding sequence ATGTCGATACCAAGCTTGAAGTCTTATCTCTCCATTGTCGCCACCGTGCTGGTGCTCGGTCAGGCTGTTCCTGCAGTCCAGGCGGCTGATGCGGCCAGTCCGGTCAATCTGCCGGATTTCACCCAGCTGGTCGAACAGGCCTCGCCTGCGGTGGTGAACATCAGTACCACGCAAAAGCTGCCGGATCGCAAAGTGAACCAGCAGATGCCTGATCTGGAAGGCTTGCCACCGATGCTGCGCGAATTCTTCGAACGGGGCATGCCGCCGCAACAGCGTTCGCCACGTGGTGATCGCCAGCGTGAAGCGCAGTCGCTGGGGTCGGGCTTCATCATCTCGCCCGATGGCTACATCCTGACCAACAACCACGTGATTGCCGATGCTGACGAAATTCTCGTTCGCCTGGCCGATCGCAGTGAAATGAAAGCCAAGCTGATCGGCACTGACCCGCGCTCCGACGTGGCCCTGCTGAAAATCGAAGGCAAGGATCTGCCGGTACTCAAACTCGGCAAATCCCAGGACCTGAAAGCAGGGCAGTGGGTGGTCGCGATCGGCTCGCCGTTCGGCTTCGACCACACGGTGACCCAGGGCATCGTCAGCGCCGTTGGCCGCAGCCTGCCAAACGAAAACTACGTGCCGTTCATTCAGACCGACGTGCCGATCAACCCGGGCAACTCCGGTGGGCCGCTGTTCAACCTGAACGGTGAAGTGGTGGGGATCAACTCGCAGATCTACACCCGTTCCGGCGGCTTCATGGGCGTTTCCTTCGCCATCCCGATCGACGTTGCCATGGACGTATCCAACCAGCTGAAAAGTGGTGGCAAGGTCAGCCGCGGCTGGCTGGGCGTGGTCATCCAGGAAGTGAACAAGGATCTCGCCGAGTCATTCGGTCTGGAAAAACCGGCCGGTGCGCTGGTGGCGCAGATCCAGGATGACGGTCCGGCTGCCAAGGGCGGCCTGCAAGTGGGCGACGTGATCCTGAGCATGAACGGTCAGCCGATCGTCATGTCCGCAGACCTTCCTCATCTGGTCGGTGCACTGAAGGCTGGCGCCAAGGCCAATCTGGAAGTGATTCGTGAAGGCAAGCGCAAGAATATCGAGCTGACCGTCGGCGCGATTCCGGATGAAGACAAGGAGCTGGATGCCCTGCCGAAATCTGGCGTCGAGACCAACAGCAATCGTCTCGGTGTTTCGGTCGCTGAACTGTCTGCCGAGCAGAAGAAAACCTACGACCTCAAGGGTGGTGTGGTGATCAAGGACGTGCAGGACGGTCCTGCCGCCCTGATCGGCCTGCAGCCAGGCGACATCATCACTCACCTGAACAATCAGGCCATCAGCTCGGCCAAGGAGTTCTCCGAGATCGCCAAGGCGCTGCCGAAGAATCGCTCCGTGTCGATGCGGGTTCTGCGTCAGGGCCGTGCCAGCTTCATTACGTTCAAGCTGGCTGAATGA